The following are encoded together in the Acidobacteriota bacterium genome:
- a CDS encoding ornithine cyclodeaminase family protein: MLILSESDLRAVLSMREVIEAVEAGFRALAGGTAYAPERLRLDVPAHKGVLLEMPAYLGSIDTAEGSTLGTKIVSVFEQNAKRGLDTIQSVYLLLDSETGVPLALMEGRLITAIRTAATSAVATKFMARPGSRRLAVFGAGVQAEAHIRAMIEVAEIDRVMIASRSADKAGALGDRVRSAHHLPCELVSAEQAAATADLICTCTSSPVPLFDGKLLNPGTHINAIGAYTPTTRELDTETVGRARVIVDAESAAGREAGDILIPMSQGAINSGHIKGTLADIVSGKVAGRESPSEITLFKSCGLAIEDLVTARLAYTRATAGDIGTRVNL, encoded by the coding sequence ATGTTGATCCTCAGCGAATCAGACCTCCGCGCCGTTCTCTCGATGCGCGAAGTAATCGAAGCCGTTGAAGCAGGCTTTCGCGCGTTGGCCGGCGGCACGGCTTACGCGCCCGAGCGCCTTCGACTCGATGTGCCGGCGCATAAAGGCGTGCTGCTCGAGATGCCCGCATATCTGGGCTCCATCGATACCGCGGAAGGCAGCACGCTCGGCACCAAGATTGTCTCGGTCTTTGAGCAAAACGCGAAGCGCGGCTTGGACACCATTCAATCCGTTTACTTGCTGCTCGACAGCGAGACCGGCGTTCCGCTTGCGCTGATGGAAGGGCGACTCATTACCGCGATTCGCACCGCCGCCACTTCGGCGGTCGCAACGAAATTCATGGCGAGGCCAGGATCAAGGCGTTTGGCCGTCTTCGGCGCAGGCGTGCAGGCGGAGGCTCATATAAGAGCAATGATCGAGGTGGCGGAAATAGACCGCGTGATGATTGCATCTCGCTCGGCTGATAAGGCCGGCGCGCTCGGTGATCGCGTCCGGTCGGCCCATCATCTTCCGTGTGAACTTGTATCCGCGGAGCAAGCTGCCGCGACGGCTGATTTGATCTGTACCTGCACCTCGTCGCCCGTGCCGTTGTTCGACGGCAAGCTTCTGAACCCTGGTACTCACATCAACGCGATCGGCGCATACACTCCTACGACTCGCGAGTTGGACACTGAAACGGTGGGGCGCGCGCGAGTGATCGTCGACGCGGAGTCCGCGGCGGGACGCGAAGCCGGCGATATACTGATTCCAATGTCGCAAGGCGCGATCAACTCCGGTCACATAAAAGGAACTCTGGCAGACATTGTTTCAGGCAAGGTAGCCGGGCGTGAGTCACCGTCGGAAATCACCCTATTCAAATCCTGTGGCCTTGCGATTGAGGATTTGGTTACAGCAAGACTTGCGTATACGAGAGCGACTGCCGGAGACATCGGCACAAGGGTGAATCTGTAG
- a CDS encoding DUF420 domain-containing protein, which translates to MNGLLGTGATLSADLNLIVQITMGLALLAGMFLAKRKKFRAHKYCQSSVMLLNLVMIFLIMAPSFHKQVEPQVPGGLKESYYLVPNVHAILGTIAEVLGIYIVLVAATRLVPRKLRFKRYKPWMRTELALWWLVILIGIGTYYLWYIAPASSAQPANVTSSAAAPEKVAVKISNFKFEPKELTVKAGTTVEWTDEQGRHTVEADDGSFKSDTLAAGGQFAHKFDTPGVYPYYCSFHGDTHGVDMAGVVTVTPREK; encoded by the coding sequence ATGAACGGCCTTTTAGGAACAGGTGCGACTCTTAGCGCGGACTTGAACCTGATTGTCCAGATAACCATGGGCCTCGCGCTCCTTGCTGGAATGTTTCTTGCCAAACGCAAAAAGTTTCGCGCGCACAAGTACTGTCAGTCATCGGTCATGCTTCTGAACCTGGTGATGATCTTCCTGATTATGGCTCCATCCTTTCATAAGCAGGTGGAGCCGCAGGTGCCCGGCGGCCTGAAAGAGTCTTACTACCTGGTGCCCAATGTGCACGCAATCCTGGGCACGATAGCTGAAGTGCTCGGGATCTACATTGTGCTGGTCGCGGCAACCAGGCTTGTGCCTAGGAAGCTTCGCTTCAAACGCTACAAACCGTGGATGCGGACCGAGCTTGCGCTGTGGTGGCTCGTAATACTAATCGGCATCGGCACTTATTACCTCTGGTACATCGCGCCAGCATCCAGCGCTCAGCCTGCGAATGTAACTTCCTCAGCCGCAGCCCCGGAAAAAGTTGCCGTAAAGATTTCAAACTTCAAGTTCGAACCCAAAGAGCTGACCGTCAAGGCCGGAACAACCGTCGAGTGGACCGACGAACAGGGCCGCCACACGGTCGAGGCCGACGATGGCTCGTTTAAGTCTGACACGCTCGCAGCCGGCGGGCAGTTCGCGCACAAATTCGACACGCCCGGCGTGTATCCCTATTACTGCAGCTTTCACGGCGACACGCACGGTGTAGACATGGCCGGAGTCGTAACTGTGACGCCTCGCGAAAAGTAA
- a CDS encoding lysophospholipase, with protein sequence MTYIEETVTTSDGLRLYLRRREVANARGEILISHGFGEHSGRYGALTDHLVAHHYSVTGYDHRGHGLSDGLPGHVESFNEYDDDLDRMIASVRSRGESRPLFLIGHSMGGLIALRYAERKSGTLAGAIISAPLIEVAVPVPAFKLMIARVGARMAPRMRLDNEINPANLSRDPEVGRAYAADPLVNRKVSAKWFSEATRAMQEVAERASQMTTPLLVMHGSEDKLASVDATKRLFERIGSSDKELVIYPGFYHELFNEPEKLEVFARVTEWLDKRRIG encoded by the coding sequence ATGACCTACATCGAAGAGACAGTTACGACCAGTGACGGGTTACGCCTCTATCTGCGAAGGCGCGAGGTTGCAAATGCGCGCGGTGAGATACTCATCTCTCACGGGTTCGGCGAGCACAGCGGCAGGTATGGCGCGCTGACCGACCACCTCGTCGCTCACCACTATTCGGTGACCGGCTACGATCACCGCGGGCACGGACTTTCCGACGGATTACCGGGGCACGTTGAAAGCTTCAATGAGTACGATGATGACCTCGATAGAATGATCGCCTCCGTGCGCTCGCGCGGCGAGTCACGGCCGCTGTTCCTTATCGGCCACAGTATGGGCGGGCTGATCGCGTTGAGATACGCGGAGCGAAAGAGCGGTACGCTAGCCGGGGCGATAATCTCTGCTCCGCTGATTGAAGTTGCGGTCCCGGTCCCTGCTTTTAAGCTCATGATCGCGAGAGTAGGCGCCCGGATGGCCCCGCGAATGCGATTGGACAACGAAATAAATCCCGCGAATCTAAGCCGCGACCCTGAGGTTGGGCGCGCCTATGCCGCGGACCCGCTGGTCAATCGCAAGGTGAGCGCAAAGTGGTTCTCCGAAGCCACACGAGCTATGCAAGAGGTGGCCGAGCGGGCTTCTCAGATGACCACGCCGTTGCTGGTGATGCACGGTAGCGAAGACAAGCTCGCGAGCGTCGACGCAACGAAGCGACTGTTTGAACGTATCGGATCTTCTGACAAAGAGTTGGTGATATATCCGGGCTTCTATCACGAGCTGTTCAACGAGCCGGAGAAGCTGGAAGTGTTCGCGCGCGTGACCGAGTGGCTGGATAAGAGAAGAATTGGATGA